In Luteitalea sp. TBR-22, one genomic interval encodes:
- a CDS encoding rod shape-determining protein, producing the protein MSLRSLFSLFSSDLAIDLGTANTCVYARGKGIVVNEPSIVAINKVNGRIEAVGKEAKDMLGRTPGNIVAIKPMKDGVIADFEVTEKMLTYFIKKAHNRNVWVRPRIVIGVPSEITQVEKRAVKDSAYRAKASEVHLVEEAMAAAIGAGMPITEPSGNMIVDIGGGTTDIAVISLAGIVYSKAVRVAGNEMDEAIIQYIKKTYNLLIGERTAEQIKMELGSAFPLEDPREMEIKGRHLVEGVPKTITISDSEIRGALAETVNVIVDAVRIALERTPPELSADIVDRGIVLTGGGSLLKNLDKRLREETGLPVAMAEDPLSTVVLGAGRMLSDFNLLRKISID; encoded by the coding sequence GTGAGCCTGCGTTCCCTGTTCTCGTTGTTCTCGAGCGACCTTGCCATCGACCTGGGCACCGCCAACACGTGCGTGTACGCCCGCGGCAAGGGGATCGTCGTCAACGAGCCCTCCATCGTCGCCATCAACAAGGTGAACGGCCGCATCGAGGCCGTCGGCAAGGAAGCCAAGGACATGCTCGGGCGCACGCCCGGCAACATCGTGGCCATCAAGCCGATGAAGGACGGCGTCATCGCCGACTTCGAGGTCACCGAGAAGATGCTCACGTACTTCATCAAGAAGGCGCACAACCGCAACGTGTGGGTGCGCCCGCGGATCGTCATCGGCGTGCCGAGCGAGATCACGCAGGTGGAGAAGCGCGCGGTGAAGGACAGCGCCTATCGCGCCAAGGCGAGCGAGGTGCACCTGGTCGAGGAGGCGATGGCGGCGGCGATCGGCGCCGGCATGCCGATCACCGAGCCCTCCGGCAACATGATCGTCGACATCGGCGGCGGCACCACCGACATCGCCGTCATCTCGCTGGCCGGCATCGTCTACAGCAAGGCGGTGCGGGTGGCCGGCAACGAGATGGACGAGGCGATCATCCAGTACATCAAGAAGACCTACAACCTGCTGATCGGCGAGCGCACCGCCGAGCAGATCAAGATGGAACTCGGCTCGGCCTTCCCGCTCGAGGACCCGCGGGAGATGGAGATCAAGGGACGCCACCTCGTGGAGGGCGTGCCCAAGACCATCACCATCAGCGACAGCGAGATCCGCGGGGCGCTTGCCGAGACCGTCAACGTCATCGTCGACGCCGTGCGCATCGCGCTCGAGCGCACGCCCCCCGAACTGTCGGCCGACATCGTCGACCGCGGCATCGTGCTCACCGGCGGCGGATCGCTGCTCAAGAACCTCGACAAGCGTCTCCGCGAGGAGACCGGCCTGCCCGTCGCGATGGCGGAGGACCCGCTGTCCACCGTGGTGCTCGGCGCCGGCCGCATGCTGTCGGACTTCAATCTGCTCAGGAAGATTTCGATCGATTGA
- the sppA gene encoding signal peptide peptidase SppA, with protein sequence MAVRRGIWVVVFLLVCAVLLSAALVAFSWVAFSRPPGVPDKGVLVLKIQGDLDEISTNPFDALMHEPVTVRSITDALRAAKTDPRVTGVLLRPIDAPALWGKVQELRDALVDFRSSGKPLVAFLESAGDREYVLASAATRVVLVPPGQLNLTGLASYQVFLRGTFDMVGAKPDLLHIGDYKTAVNTFTEKGFTPAHREMTESLNHDAFEQLIGVVASARKKTVDEVRTLIDEGPMLPEAALSHGLVDDVAYFDEIGKTSGLGDRFKELPLEQYLTVMPATRAALTAPKVAVLYAVGTIVTGAGGTGATGTEVGSDKLTEYIREVRNDDSIKAAVLRIDSPGGSTVASDVIWRELMLLRARKPLVVSMSDLAASGGYYIAMPGHVIVAQPGTLTGSIGIFSGKFVVGGTYNKLGMNIESVSEGKYAEMYSGARPFTPEERVKVEEQMQAFYDQFVEKVAESRSSTPEKIDAIAQGRVWTGRQARERGLVDELGGLPRAIAIAQQRAGIGKDVAVQLVTYPPRPSVIEALSATLGGTQSMRASLGEALLSQQDRETLAAVRRPLKMLRRGEALALLPWVFVR encoded by the coding sequence GTGGCTGTGCGACGAGGCATCTGGGTGGTGGTCTTCCTGCTGGTGTGTGCCGTGCTCCTGTCGGCCGCGCTGGTGGCGTTCTCCTGGGTCGCGTTCAGCCGGCCCCCGGGGGTGCCCGACAAGGGCGTCCTGGTGCTGAAGATACAGGGCGACCTCGACGAGATTTCGACCAATCCGTTCGACGCGCTGATGCACGAGCCAGTGACGGTCCGGAGCATCACCGACGCCCTGCGCGCGGCCAAGACCGACCCGCGGGTCACCGGCGTGCTGCTCAGGCCGATCGACGCCCCGGCCCTCTGGGGCAAGGTGCAGGAACTGCGCGACGCCCTGGTCGATTTCCGCTCCTCCGGCAAGCCGCTCGTGGCGTTCCTCGAGTCGGCGGGGGACCGCGAGTACGTGCTGGCGTCGGCGGCCACCCGCGTCGTCCTGGTGCCGCCGGGGCAGCTCAACCTCACGGGCCTGGCGAGCTACCAGGTCTTCCTCCGCGGCACCTTCGACATGGTCGGGGCCAAGCCCGACCTGCTGCACATCGGCGATTACAAGACCGCGGTCAACACCTTCACGGAGAAGGGCTTCACGCCGGCGCACCGCGAGATGACCGAGTCGCTCAACCATGACGCCTTCGAGCAGTTGATCGGGGTCGTCGCCAGCGCCCGCAAGAAGACCGTCGACGAGGTGCGCACGCTGATCGACGAGGGCCCGATGCTGCCCGAGGCCGCGCTCTCGCACGGGCTTGTCGACGACGTGGCGTACTTCGACGAGATCGGCAAGACCAGCGGCCTCGGCGATCGCTTCAAGGAACTGCCGCTGGAGCAGTACCTCACCGTGATGCCCGCGACGCGCGCCGCGCTGACGGCGCCCAAGGTGGCCGTCCTGTATGCGGTGGGCACGATCGTGACGGGGGCGGGCGGCACGGGGGCGACGGGGACCGAGGTCGGCTCCGACAAGCTCACCGAATACATCCGCGAGGTGCGCAACGACGACAGCATCAAGGCGGCGGTCCTGCGGATCGACAGCCCTGGCGGGTCGACGGTGGCCTCCGACGTGATCTGGCGCGAGCTGATGCTGTTGCGGGCCCGCAAGCCGCTGGTCGTCTCGATGTCGGACCTGGCAGCCTCGGGGGGGTACTACATCGCGATGCCCGGACACGTGATCGTCGCCCAACCGGGCACGCTCACCGGCTCGATCGGCATCTTCTCGGGCAAGTTCGTCGTCGGCGGCACGTACAACAAGCTGGGGATGAACATCGAATCGGTGAGCGAGGGCAAGTACGCCGAGATGTACTCGGGCGCCCGCCCGTTCACCCCCGAGGAACGGGTCAAGGTCGAGGAGCAGATGCAGGCCTTCTACGACCAGTTCGTGGAGAAGGTCGCCGAGTCCCGCTCCTCGACGCCCGAGAAGATCGACGCAATCGCGCAGGGCCGCGTGTGGACCGGGCGGCAGGCGCGGGAGCGCGGGCTGGTCGACGAACTCGGGGGGCTGCCGCGGGCCATCGCCATCGCGCAGCAGCGCGCCGGCATCGGCAAGGACGTCGCCGTGCAATTGGTGACCTACCCGCCGCGTCCGTCGGTGATCGAGGCGCTGTCGGCGACGCTGGGCGGCACCCAGTCGATGCGCGCCAGCCTGGGCGAGGCGCTCCTGAGCCAGCAGGACCGCGAGACCCTCGCCGCCGTGCGCCGCCCGCTGAAGATGCTCCGCCGCGGCGAGGCGCTCGCGCTGTTGCCGTGGGTGTTCGTGCGGTAA
- a CDS encoding diguanylate cyclase, whose protein sequence is MNLALGLPRLPRAARRALASREALHAWWLALQQPETAPALARFVVDRVSEWLPLQAWAIVVPGRHGLELVAGPAPRRRPGQAALAIADAALKTPDGHWSAGSIRAALGTGPDAAAVAWVVRGREEVAGVIVGIDDAPAPRPPDVGTVATMLEEDVLGPVGLALARVRQLDRLRELAAIDDLTGLYNARHLQQTVERELSRLARTRRPLSLVFLDLDAFKRVNDRHGHLMGSRALVDVGHLLRACVRQTDTAVRYGGDEFVVVLPDTGARDAGGVARRIQQRVAAEKFLAAHGLDLRLTVSVGVATLRRPTFTAADLIRTADEAMYWVKRHGRNGIRAVLLGRAARPDTMTGPAAAAGRPKRSTTE, encoded by the coding sequence GTGAACCTGGCCCTTGGTCTGCCTCGCCTGCCCCGCGCCGCACGTCGTGCGCTCGCGTCCCGCGAGGCCCTGCACGCCTGGTGGCTGGCGCTTCAGCAGCCCGAAACGGCGCCAGCTCTTGCACGGTTTGTCGTCGACAGGGTGTCGGAATGGCTGCCGCTGCAGGCCTGGGCCATCGTCGTTCCGGGGCGCCATGGGCTCGAGCTGGTGGCAGGTCCGGCTCCTCGCCGTCGCCCGGGACAGGCCGCCCTGGCCATCGCCGACGCCGCCCTGAAGACCCCCGACGGCCACTGGAGCGCCGGGTCCATCCGGGCCGCGCTCGGCACCGGGCCCGACGCGGCGGCTGTCGCGTGGGTCGTCCGCGGCCGAGAAGAAGTGGCAGGAGTGATCGTCGGGATTGACGACGCGCCGGCGCCCCGCCCGCCCGACGTGGGCACCGTGGCGACGATGCTCGAGGAGGACGTGCTCGGACCCGTCGGGCTGGCGCTGGCGCGCGTGCGCCAACTCGACCGCCTGCGGGAACTGGCGGCCATCGACGATTTGACGGGCCTGTACAACGCCCGGCACCTGCAGCAGACGGTCGAGCGCGAACTCTCGCGGTTGGCGCGCACGAGGCGCCCGCTGTCGCTGGTGTTCCTGGATCTCGACGCCTTCAAGCGGGTCAACGATCGCCATGGCCACCTGATGGGCAGCCGAGCGCTCGTGGACGTGGGGCACCTGCTGCGGGCCTGCGTCCGCCAGACCGATACCGCCGTGCGTTACGGCGGCGACGAGTTCGTGGTGGTGCTGCCCGACACCGGCGCCCGCGACGCTGGTGGCGTCGCCCGCCGCATCCAGCAGCGCGTCGCCGCGGAGAAGTTCCTGGCCGCCCACGGGCTGGACCTGCGCCTGACCGTCTCGGTCGGCGTGGCCACCCTGAGGCGCCCGACATTCACGGCCGCCGACCTGATCAGGACCGCCGACGAGGCGATGTACTGGGTCAAGCGTCACGGCCGCAACGGCATCAGGGCCGTGCTGCTCGGCAGGGCAGCACGGCCCGACACGATGACAGGGCCGGCTGCTGCAGCCGGCCGTCCCAAGAGGAGTACCACCGAGTGA
- the mreD gene encoding rod shape-determining protein MreD, with protein MTRLLSVGAALLAALMLQTVVGYQLFGRLIAMDLVLVVVVGTAIFFGPTAGLVAGTVAGLCQDALSGGVLGVAGLAKTLAGFVAGVVATQFIVSGIIPRGVVFFAMTWLHGVCFLGLYAMIERHGIGRPWRQILVQSLLNALVGVVATQAIERGPEWWRRRQYTRRHEGRRRLAR; from the coding sequence ATGACGCGCCTGCTGTCGGTGGGGGCAGCGCTGCTCGCCGCGCTGATGCTGCAGACGGTGGTCGGCTACCAGCTGTTCGGCCGCCTGATCGCGATGGACCTGGTGCTGGTGGTGGTGGTCGGCACCGCGATCTTCTTCGGCCCCACCGCCGGCCTGGTGGCCGGCACGGTCGCCGGGCTCTGTCAGGACGCGCTGTCGGGCGGCGTGCTGGGCGTGGCCGGGCTGGCCAAGACGCTGGCCGGCTTCGTGGCCGGGGTGGTGGCCACGCAGTTCATCGTGAGCGGGATCATCCCCCGTGGCGTGGTGTTCTTCGCCATGACGTGGCTGCACGGGGTGTGTTTCCTCGGGCTCTACGCGATGATAGAGAGACACGGCATCGGGCGGCCCTGGCGGCAGATCCTGGTGCAGAGCCTGCTCAATGCGCTGGTCGGCGTGGTCGCCACCCAGGCCATCGAGCGAGGACCCGAGTGGTGGCGCCGGCGCCAGTACACGCGGCGCCACGAGGGACGACGAAGGCTGGCGCGCTGA
- the mreC gene encoding rod shape-determining protein MreC: MLTNDRGPVLEFQKRTGYLLVAALLGHLLLISAQVSSQTGASVLETTMFGALSRVQALTSWVTQGITGAWGNYVALRGHRARADALQLQLDRLGVQLQHATAQARRTEQLERLLQLQRTELPATMAARVIAADPAAAFRTVTIDKGASDGVRRDMAVLSPLGVVGRVIDEPAAHAAKVQLIIDRNAGAGGVIERNGAGGVVVGASADTDLPLRMEYVSNLADVTPGDLVMTSGLDGIYPRGFVLGRVERAERGSGLYRLIAIRPSVDFSSLDTVLLVTGPQPARPDAGTAPASNAPGAGAREGRGEASGGASPTVAPPQTQAAPVGPAGTVGAPSVPATPAGPVP; this comes from the coding sequence GTGCTGACCAACGACCGCGGTCCCGTCCTCGAGTTCCAGAAGCGCACCGGCTACCTGCTGGTGGCGGCGCTGCTCGGGCACCTGTTGCTGATCTCGGCGCAGGTGAGCTCGCAGACGGGCGCCAGCGTGCTCGAGACGACGATGTTCGGCGCCCTGTCGCGGGTGCAGGCGCTGACGTCGTGGGTGACGCAGGGGATCACCGGCGCCTGGGGGAACTACGTGGCGCTGCGCGGGCACCGCGCCCGCGCCGACGCCCTGCAGCTGCAGCTCGATCGGCTCGGTGTCCAGCTGCAGCACGCCACTGCCCAGGCCCGTCGCACCGAGCAGCTCGAGCGCCTGCTGCAGCTGCAGCGCACCGAGCTGCCCGCGACGATGGCGGCGCGGGTGATCGCGGCCGACCCCGCCGCGGCATTCCGCACCGTGACCATCGACAAGGGCGCCTCCGACGGCGTCCGGCGCGACATGGCGGTGCTCTCGCCGCTCGGCGTCGTCGGACGGGTGATCGACGAACCGGCGGCGCATGCCGCCAAGGTGCAGCTGATCATCGACCGCAACGCGGGCGCCGGCGGCGTGATCGAGCGCAACGGCGCCGGTGGCGTCGTGGTCGGCGCCAGCGCCGACACCGACCTGCCGCTGCGGATGGAGTACGTGTCCAACCTGGCCGACGTCACGCCGGGCGACCTGGTCATGACGTCGGGCCTGGACGGCATCTATCCCCGCGGCTTCGTGCTGGGGCGGGTCGAGCGTGCCGAGCGCGGGTCGGGCCTGTACCGCCTGATCGCTATCCGGCCGTCGGTGGACTTCTCCTCGCTGGACACGGTGTTGCTGGTCACCGGGCCGCAGCCGGCCCGTCCCGATGCCGGCACGGCGCCCGCGTCCAACGCGCCCGGCGCCGGGGCCCGAGAGGGGCGCGGTGAGGCCAGCGGCGGGGCGTCGCCCACCGTGGCGCCACCCCAGACCCAGGCGGCACCGGTGGGACCGGCCGGGACCGTCGGTGCCCCCAGCGTGCCGGCGACGCCGGCCGGGCCCGTCCCATGA
- a CDS encoding peptidyl-prolyl cis-trans isomerase — MTMLDRMRRHQGWLKWSLGLVVLTFVFFYVPDFLGTRNSGATGTPGDAVATVQGRPITVADFTRAYNAQMAQFRNAYGGNMSTAMLRQLGLDRQVLQQMIDQEAVLAEATRLGITASDAEVRERIMSIPAFQENGQFIGEQRYRQLLRLQRPPITAAQFEDEIRNSVILDKMRATLTEWITVSDADADAEYKRRTEKVTLELVSFPTVSFLDQVQVTDADVSAWFDKNKETYRIGERRKVKYLLLDVQAIRQNITVPEQDIQRAYRQNIDQYTQTEQVRASHILLSTEGKDEAAVKAKAEDLLKQLKGGADFATLAKANSNDPASASKGGDLDYFGKGRMVPEFEAVAFTLPVGQLSELVRTQYGFHIIKVIDRKAAEVQPLDAVRPQITEQLKFERAQTRVQDLATAIAAEVKTPADLDKAARTRGLKVQESPLFTRTEPIPGLGASPEVSEAAFALEQGKVSGPLRTGTGVAFLTVTGSEAARVPALSEVKDRATNDLKRKKAQDLAKAKAQATATALKAAADFGAAAKAAGLTVRNADGIVRGAAIPEVGPSPAVDQVAFSAPVGSVSDPIPTPNGAVVVKVVSRADVPAADLAKNRDAIRRELASQKRAQFFASYMTKAKQGMGINIDQAVLQRLTT, encoded by the coding sequence ATGACCATGCTCGACCGGATGCGTCGCCACCAGGGGTGGCTCAAGTGGAGCCTCGGACTCGTGGTGCTCACATTCGTGTTCTTCTACGTGCCCGATTTCCTGGGCACCCGGAACAGTGGCGCCACGGGAACCCCGGGTGACGCGGTGGCCACCGTCCAGGGGCGTCCCATCACCGTGGCCGACTTCACGCGGGCGTACAACGCGCAGATGGCGCAGTTCCGCAACGCGTACGGCGGCAACATGAGCACCGCGATGCTGCGGCAGCTCGGCCTCGACCGCCAGGTGCTGCAGCAGATGATCGACCAGGAGGCCGTGCTGGCCGAAGCGACGCGCCTGGGCATCACCGCGAGCGACGCCGAGGTCCGCGAGCGGATCATGAGCATCCCGGCCTTCCAGGAGAACGGGCAGTTCATCGGCGAGCAGCGCTACCGCCAGTTGCTGCGCCTGCAACGGCCGCCGATCACGGCCGCGCAGTTCGAGGACGAGATTCGCAACAGCGTCATCCTCGACAAGATGCGCGCGACGCTGACCGAGTGGATCACCGTCTCGGACGCCGATGCCGACGCCGAGTACAAGCGCCGCACCGAGAAGGTGACGCTGGAGCTGGTGTCATTCCCCACGGTCTCGTTCCTCGACCAGGTGCAGGTGACCGACGCCGACGTGAGCGCCTGGTTCGACAAGAACAAGGAGACCTACCGGATCGGCGAGCGCCGGAAGGTGAAGTACCTGCTGCTCGACGTGCAGGCGATTCGCCAGAACATCACCGTGCCCGAGCAGGACATCCAGCGCGCGTACCGCCAGAACATCGACCAGTACACGCAGACCGAGCAGGTCCGCGCCAGCCACATCCTGCTGAGCACGGAAGGCAAGGACGAGGCCGCAGTCAAGGCGAAGGCCGAGGACCTGCTGAAGCAGCTCAAGGGCGGCGCCGACTTCGCGACGCTGGCCAAGGCGAACTCGAACGACCCGGCCAGCGCCTCCAAGGGCGGCGACCTCGACTACTTCGGCAAGGGCCGCATGGTGCCCGAGTTCGAGGCCGTGGCGTTCACGCTGCCGGTCGGCCAGTTGAGCGAACTGGTCCGGACCCAGTACGGGTTCCACATCATCAAGGTGATTGACAGGAAGGCCGCCGAGGTGCAGCCGCTCGACGCGGTGCGGCCGCAGATCACCGAGCAGCTCAAGTTCGAACGCGCCCAGACGCGCGTGCAGGACCTCGCCACGGCCATCGCGGCCGAGGTCAAGACGCCAGCGGACCTCGACAAGGCGGCCCGCACGCGTGGTCTGAAGGTGCAGGAATCGCCGCTGTTCACGCGCACCGAGCCGATCCCCGGGCTCGGCGCCTCGCCCGAGGTGTCGGAGGCCGCGTTCGCGCTCGAGCAGGGCAAGGTGAGCGGGCCGCTGCGCACCGGTACCGGCGTGGCGTTCCTGACGGTGACCGGCAGCGAGGCCGCCCGCGTGCCGGCGCTGTCGGAGGTCAAGGACCGCGCGACCAACGACCTGAAGCGCAAGAAGGCGCAGGATCTGGCCAAGGCCAAGGCGCAGGCCACCGCGACCGCGCTGAAGGCGGCAGCCGATTTCGGCGCCGCGGCGAAGGCGGCGGGCCTCACGGTGCGCAACGCCGACGGCATCGTGCGCGGCGCGGCGATTCCCGAGGTGGGACCGAGCCCGGCGGTCGACCAGGTGGCCTTCTCGGCCCCCGTGGGCAGCGTGAGCGACCCGATTCCGACGCCCAACGGCGCGGTGGTGGTGAAGGTGGTGAGCCGGGCCGACGTGCCGGCCGCCGACCTGGCCAAGAACCGCGACGCGATCCGGCGTGAGCTCGCCTCGCAGAAGCGGGCGCAGTTCTTCGCCAGCTACATGACCAAGGCCAAGCAGGGCATGGGCATCAACATCGACCAGGCCGTGCTGCAGCGCTTGACCACGTAG